One region of Ptiloglossa arizonensis isolate GNS036 chromosome 8, iyPtiAriz1_principal, whole genome shotgun sequence genomic DNA includes:
- the LOC143150492 gene encoding translation machinery-associated protein 16, whose amino-acid sequence MSIAMRKEYLKAKKIVHPNSRKSVAIAKRVKKLSHRQKAKMGGYVKQNLIGEKMLWIQEHMVPDVSPYTPELTARLLETYVARNDQELEQINIKRSIGSKRGRQHASREDALRMTKEREQEEYDTCGIEIPDILNTSQCEMLRNWNGDVKYINNFKFRRFGKKHLNDALQKADKHLRGHGVKTQVNVSETLENETDYVTSKNGRELLP is encoded by the exons ATG TCTATTGCGATGAGAAAGGAGTACTTGAAGGCGAAGAAGATTGTGCATCCAAACAGTAGGAAGTCCGTTGCTATTGCAAAAAGGGTCAAGAA ACTGTCGCACAGACAGAAAGCAAAAATGGGTGGCTACGTAAAGCAGAATTTAATAGGGGAGAAAATGTTATGGATTCAGGAACACATGGTACCGGATGTGTCTCCCTATACTCCAGAATTGACCGCCAGGTTGTTAGAAAC ATACGTAGCAAGGAACGACCAAGAATTGGAACAAATCAACATAAAACGTTCCATAGGTAGTAAAAGGGGTAGACAACACGCCAGCAGAGAAGACGCGTTAAGGATGACCAAGGAACGCGAGCAAGAAGAGTACGACACTTGTGGAATAG AAATTCCCGATATTCTTAATACGTCCCAATGCGAAATGCTAAGAAACTGGAACGGCGACGTAAAGTACATCAATAATTTTAAGTTCAGAAGGTTCGGCAAAAAACATTTAAACGACGCGTTACAGAAAGCGGACAAACATCTTCGAGGACACGGAGTCAAGACACAAGTAAACGTTTCCGAAACattggagaatgaaacggattaCGTTACGTCGAAAAATGGAAGGGAGCTCCTTCCTTAA
- the LOC143150701 gene encoding uncharacterized protein LOC143150701, which translates to MMVKVFSVILLLLILTSSGSSFGRRRSSNCRKENEHILSQTVTHDRLDNQNATSSHYYDCDTTEFGIVQKIPYLRSCSTCDAIDIDFSSACVRCGMCLAIAEKINQTLLDVHEMMVPGTCLNDTEIELLLRTICDHSFQYYGLREADGVRFISDRLPGSILVTTSADGIWGKKLEELCHYYLDQIGEVQLYEQWQQWCKDDEKFSTLSNILCRSLLSSLRDCRSMDDTDKYESPLKTYSAKVKIVASYDKILIALYLFYAPLFFDSCVFHTVLKIKISMYIYLSPSDKINPCYVILAKRRRGLGGLECFNRFQSSLFLFEKTVRLVQ; encoded by the exons ATGATGGTAAAAGTATTTTCCGTGATACTGCTTCTCTTAATTTTAACATCAAGCGGATCAAGTTTCGGCAGAAGAAGGTCTTCTAACTGTCGCAAAGAAAACGAGCACATTTTGAGTCAAACGGTCACTCACGATCGTCTCGATAATCAAAACGCGACATCGAGTCATTATTACGACTGCGATACAACCGAATTCGGCATAGTGCAAAAAATTCCGTATTTGCGTTCCTGTTCCACGTGCGACGCCATAGACATTGACTTCTCGTCCGCCTGTGTTAGATGCGGAATGTGCCTTGCCATTGCTGAAAAG ataaatcaaactttattgGACGTCCACGAGATGATGGTACCTGGCACGTGTTTGAACGACACTGAAATCGAGTTGCTTTTAAGGACCATCTGTGACCACTCTTTCCAATA CTACGGTCTACGGGAAGCTGACGGTGTAAGATTCATTTCCGACAGGCTACCCGGCTCTATTTTGGTGACCACGTCCGCGGACGGAATTTGGGGAAAAAA ATTGGAAGAACTGTGTCACTATTATCTCGATCAGATCGGAGAGGTGCAACTGTACGAGCAATGGCAGCAATGGTGCAAGGACGATGAAAAGTTTTCCACCTTGTCGAACATTTTGTGCCG AAGTTTACTCAGCTCGCTACGAGACTGCAGAAGCATGGACGACACGGATAAATACGAGTCTCCCTTGAAAACGTACAGTGCCAAAGTAAAAATCGTCGCTTCGTACG ataaaattttgatagctcttTATCTTTTCTATGCGCCTTTGTTTTTCG ACAGTTGTGTTTTCCACacggttttaaaaataaaaatttcgatgtACATTTACCTGTCGCCGAGTGACAAGATTAATCCTTGTTACGTCATTCTGGCAAAGCGCAGAAGAGGTCTTGGTGGCTTAGAGTGCTTCAACCGGTTCCAAAGTTCGTTGttccttttcgagaaaacggtACGATTGGTGcagtaa
- the LOC143150489 gene encoding glutamate receptor 4 codes for MRTGFFITITFCMATSTCILPSPLTLQLILEFSKWRSWDQIVLFENLNSLDCTFAYTRPLIACLAEKGISVSVQSAINPNIPDAFMIHKHRIGSIVLLDGLNLTSPENVLHVASQKFLFNYYVSWLMITARNTDATIDSVLRHLNIGIDSDVIVATSSLSYTAIQKLSRTYSNRTCSSLQHYGKRFEFREPLARRIDENASINLNYAVLENRTVVFYFVHVYKIRQTDNTSLVTNSLGFWNPDHSWTLQNPPSVKLRNDFGGLPIVFGVLNGTIDGQTDVTDRVEANDIAPLLDFASFVTSSVNASIELVPHEKLGTLNNKVWNNLLGDVVAGTVDIGLGYITVNEERQAEMTFSHPLIRYMRNIYYHPLESGTMRDIFRQPFNNYLLGCVASTNFAILIAMGLIIYAAKTVLHYEEEKRVGIGEAALWCISIMCMQGSPWTPRNPSGKTVLLFSLMFALVIYNAYAGFITSILSVQASGIKSITDLLSHNFKLGYCITDDEYIRNVNDSSLRELYIRAFNNRESRLDTTSGLAKAMQGQYGFFVSATLARRALRTTLIQERCTLKELPLPQTFTMVALPMANSCPYKKIINLNILRIRERGVLNRITEQMLPEMPQCKSPTTFHSARLADVYSAFFILIAGGLTAVSIGIAERIWNKRRQMKDTIVRGMRHRHLMPNFSTLPHLPRFPPFSQLPHLQSRHGKRHDFYPGHEVRLDPTRNNEHRAMDSTAITQDKRPRKSISPFGTEEDEEIDRPRFEPRFSNWRRRNSFNNASFSGLRTKGFERTERDEKPNDNRLFPFHQ; via the exons ATGAGAACAGGATTCTTTATAACTATTACATTTTGCATGGCAACGAGCACATGCATCTTACCCTCACCGTTAACGTTGCAATTAATTCTGGAATTTTCCAAGTGGAGGTCTTGGGATCAAATAGTGCTCTTTGAGAATTTAAATTCTTTGG ATTGTACATTTGCTTACACGAGACCTTTGATCGCGTGTCTCGCGGAAAAAGGAATCAGCGTGTCTGTTCAATCAGCCATTAATCCTAATATACCTGATGCCTTTATGATCCATAAACATCGAATTGGATCGATTGTATTGTTGGATGGGCTTAATCTCACATCGCCCGAGAATGTTCTTCATGTG GCTTCTCAGAAGTTTCTCTTCAATTATTATGTCTCTTGGCTGATGATAACCGCAAGAAACACCGATGCGACGATTGATAGCGTACTCCGGCATTTGAATATCGGTATCGATAGCGATGTGATCGTCGCAACGTCTTCCTTGTCGTACACGGCGATTCAGAAATTATCGCGAACATACTCGAACAG GACCTGTTCGTCCCTGCAACACTATGGGAAACGATTCGAGTTTCGGGAACCTCTCGCGAGGAGGATCGACGAGAACGCGTCGATCAATTTGAACTATGCCGTTTTGGAGAACAGAACGGTGGTATTTTATTTCGTCCATGTGTACAAAATACGACAGACCGACAACACCAGCCTGGTGACAAATTCTCTCGGGTTTTGGAATCCGGATCACTCCTGGACGCTTCAAAATCCACCCAGCGTTAAACTCAGAAACGATTTCGGTGGACTCCCGATCGTTTTCGGTGTATTAAACGGAACGATCGACGGACAGACGGACGTCACTGATCGGGTAGAGGCGAACGATATCGCGCCGCTTCTCGATTTCGCAAGCTTCGTTACGAGCAGCGTGAACGCAAG TATAGAGTTGGTGCCGCACGAGAAGCTCGGTACCTTGAATAACAAAGTTTGGAACAATCTTCTCGGAGACGTCGTCGCCGGAACTGTCGACATAGGATTGGGGTACATAACAGTGAACGAAGAACGACAGGCTGAAATGACGTTCAGCCACCCTTTAATTCGCTACAT gaGAAACATTTATTATCATCCATTGGAAAGCGGTACCATGAGGGACATATTTCGCCAACCGTTCAACAATTATCTTTTGGGGTGCGTCGCTTCCACGAATTTCGCAATATTGATCGCAATGGGATTGATCATTTATGCCGCGAAGACCGTTCTGCATtacgaagaggagaaacgagttGGAATAGGGGAGGCAGCCCTTTGGTGCATCAGTATAATGTGCATGCAAG GTTCACCGTGGACACCGCGTAATCCGTCCGGAAAAACGGTGTTACTGTTCAGCCTGATGTTCGCTCTGGTGATATACAACGCGTACGCTGGTTTCATCACATCTATACTATCGGTACAGGCAAGCGGTATCAAATCCATCACCGATCTTCTGTCGCACAATTTCAAATTGGGATACTGCATCACCGACGACGAATACATTCGG aacgtaAACGACAGCAGTCTTCGCGAACTGTACATAAGAGCGTTCAACAATCGAGAGTCTCGATTGGACACGACTTCCGGTCTCGCTAAGGCGATGCAGGGACAATACGGTTTTTTTGTCAGCGCCACCCTCGCGCGACGCGCTCTCAGGACGACGTTAATACAGGAGCGGTGCACCTTGAAGGAACTACCCCTTCCGCAGACCTTCACGATGGTGGCTTTACCAATGGCCAATTCTTGTCCCTacaagaaaattattaatttgaa TATTCTGCGGATACGAGAACGTGGCGTCCTAAACCGAATCACGGAACAAATGCTACCGGAAATGCCGCAATGCAAGTCCCCGACCACCTTCCACAGCGCTAGGCTGGCCGACGTTTATTCCGCCTTCTTCATTTTGATCGCGGGAGGTTTGACAGCCGTTTCGATCGGGATCGCCGAAAGGATCTGGAACAAGAGACGGCAAATGAAAGACACCATCGTACGAGGGATGCGACACCGTCACCTGATGCCGAATTTCTCCACCTTACCGCATTTGCCGCGTTTCCCTCCGTTTTCTCAGTTACCGCATTTGCAATCTCGTCACGGCAAGCGACACGATTTTTACCCGGGTCACGAGGTGCGACTCGACCCAACGAGGAACAACGAACATCGGGCAATGGATTCCACCGCTATTACGCAAGATAAGCGACCACGGAAATCGATCTCGCCCTTTGGGACGGAAGAAGATGAGGAAATCGATCGACCTCGTTTCGAGCCAAGATTCTCTAATTGGAGAAGACGGAACAGCTTTAACAACGCGAGCTTCTCTGGCTTGCGCACAAAGGGGTTCGAAAGGACCGAGAGGGACGAAAAACCTAACGACAATAggctttttccgtttcaccaaTGA